TTCATTAGGAGGGACTACACCCATATTTCCGGAGACCGGTTCAACAATAACACCGGCAATATCATCACCGAATTCGTTAAAAGCATAGCGAAGGCTCTCAACGTCATTGTAAGGGACCGTAATGGTGTTCTTAGCAATGCCTTCTGGAACGCCAGGAGAGTCTGGTAAACCAAGTGTCGCCACTCCAGATCCTGCTTTAATCAGCAAGGAATCCCCGTGTCCATGATAGTTTCCTTCGAATTTAAGGATTTTATTTTTACCTGTATAGCCTCTGGCTAAACGAAGAGCACTCATAGTAGCCTCTGTTCCAGAGTTCACCATACGCACCATTTCAATAGACGGTACACGGTCAATAACGAGTTCTGCCAAGTCATTTTCAAGCTTAGTAGGGGCTCCGAAACTTGTCCCAAGATCAGTGATCTCTTTTAATCTTGAAACCACGTTCTCATCGGCGTGGCCTAAGATTAATGGACCGTAACTAAGGACATAATCAATGTACTCATTGCCATCAATATCGTAGATTTTAGAGCCTTTCCCCTTTTCCATGAAGATTGGATCCATGCCAACTGATTTAGAGGCACGGACTGGGGAATTGACTCCACCCGGCATATACTGCACGGCCTTCTGGTATGCTTCCTTCGATTGATTCATCTCACGCATCATGACAACTCCTTTTTCGATTTATGATTCAGACAAGTAACGAGCAACGTCTTTAGCAAAATACGTAATAATTAAATCTGCTCCTGCTCGTTTCATTGATGTTAACTTTTCTAGTACGATTTCTTTTTCATTGACCCAACCATTCTGTGCAGCCGCTTTAATCATGGAATATTCTCCACTTACGTTATAGGCCACTACAGGTAAAGGATAGCGGTCCTTTACTTCTCTCATGATATCCAAATAGGCAAGCGCTGGCTTCACAATAAGGAAGTCTGCTCCTTCTTCCACATCAGACTGAGCCTCACGAATGGCCTCAAGACGATTAGCGGGATCCATTTGGTACGCACGACGATCGCCAAATTGAGGCGAGCTATGAGCCGCATCACGGAACGGTCCGTAAAATGAAGAAGCATATTTCACTGCATAAGACATAATAGGTGTATTTACGAATCCAGCTTCATCTAATCCGCGGCGAATGGCAGCAACAAATCCATCCATCATATTAGAAGGAGCAATGATATCTGCGCCAGCTTTCGCTTGACTCACTGCCGTTTCTACAATTAGTTCAAGAGATTCATCATTCACAATTTCTCCATCACGCACGACACCGCAATGTCCGTGGTCTGTGTACTGGCAAAGACATGTATCCGCTACAACCGTTAAACTTGGCACATCTTCTTTGACCTGACGGATCGCTTTTTGAACAATGCCTGTTTCGCAATAGGCTTGTGAGCCTGTCTCATCTTTTTCATGGGGTACCCCAAAAAGAATGACAGAACGAATGCCTAAGTCTTCTAATTCTTGCATCTCAGCCGTTAAATAATCCAGGGAAACTTGATACACACCTGGCATCGAGGATACTTCATTCTTTATGTTTTCCCCTTCTACTACAAATATCGGAAAAATTAAATCCTCTTTATTTAAATGGGTCTCACGTACTAATGAACGCATGGATTCAGTTGTACGAAGACGACGATGACGTTTAAACTGTAAGTCTTTCATTAATCATCTATTCCTTTCTCATGAAAATATCTCTCTAGCGCTTCACACATGCCCTCCACCGTTTGATGCTCGGGTACGCATCGCCGAGTAAACCCAGCTTGTTCAGCTTCCTTCTCTGTAGTGGAACCAATACACAGGCACAATGTCGAGCGCACATGCTCGAACAAGGAAGGTTTAAGAAGTTGGGTAAAAGCTTGTACAGTTGAAGGGCTCGTAAAGGTTAAGGCATCTAATTGATTGTTTTGTATTGCTTTATTTAAAGCCTCTTCCATTTTAACATTTACACGCGTCTCATACATAATTGCTGTTTCTACATCATAGTAGGGTTGAATGATCTCAACGACCTTCTGACGGGCTAAATTACCCTGAACAACTAAAACTGGTCCACTGCCCTTTTCTTGTAAGAAAGCCGCACCGAGCGCTTCCCCTGTATATGTATCAGGCATGAAATGGGGACTCAGATCATAATCAGCTAATGCCTTGGCTGTTTTCATTCCTACTGTCGCAATCTGCTTATCTTTAAAGGCATGCTTTGGAATATGGTAACGCTCACATAACTCCATAAAAAAATGAACGCCGTTCGAACTCGTAAATAGAAGCCAGTTAAACGTGTGTAGGCGCTCTAATACTCTTCTATTCTCCTCAGAGGGAACACTTGTAAAATAAAGAAGCGGAATTTCGATTGAAATCCCGCTCTTTTGTTCAATACACCTTGTAAAAGAAGCCGCTTGCTCCGAAGCTCGTGTTACAAGAATCTTTCTCCCTTTTAAAGGATCCATTACTGATCGAGCTCTTCTCTTACAGTCTCAATAATCTCCGCTCCACCGCGGGCTTTGATCTTATCTGCTGCTTCTCGCCCAACTTCATAAGGGTCCTGACCGCGAACTTCTTCTTTTAGGATCGTTTCCCCATCTGGAGTACCGACCATAGCCGTTAGGATAATGTCGTCTCCTTCTAAGTAAGCGTAACCGCCAATCGGAACCTGGCAGCCCCCATTTAATAAATCTAAGAAAGTACGCTCAGCCATAACCGTACGGTGAGTATAAGCGTGATTCAGCTGATCCATTAGATCACGGATTTCCTGATCGTCTTCCCGGCATTCAATCGCAAGTGCCCCTTGGCCAACAGCCGGCACACAAACATCTGGCTCTAAATATTCAGTGATGACATCATCAGACCAACCCATACGTTTAAGACCTGCTGTAGCAAGGACGATCGCATCGAAATCTTCTTCTTTTAACTTACGTAGTCGCGTATCAATATTGCCTCGAATGGACTTGATCTGTAAGTCGGGTCTTGCTGCTAGCACTTGGGCAGCACGACGCAGACTACTTGTCCCAACTATTGACCCTTCAGGAAGATCGCGAAAGGCTACATTATCATTGGCGATATAAGCATCACGGTGGTCTTCACGAATCGGGATACATCCAATCGTTAGCCCTTCAGGCGTTTCAGCTGGCATGTCCTTCATACTGTGAACAGCCATATCAATTTCTTTGTCATACATAGCTTGCTCAATTTCTTTAACAAATAAGCCTTTGCCACCGACCTTAGAGAGGGTAACGTCTAAGATTTGGTCCCCTTTGGTCACAATCTTTTTCACTTCGTATTCATTTTCTGGTGCAATCTCTTTTAATTTCTCAATAACCCAATCGGTCTGGGTTAAAGCCAATTGGCTCTTTCTGCTTCCGATTACGATTTTGCGCATAACAGTTCCTCCTGACAACATTTAAAAGTGAAAATTTGATAGGGAGCTAAACAAGAAGAAATTCACTAATAAGAATAGAAAAGCTCCTGTGTTATAAAAAGCCATCGTTCGGCCTTGATACCCTTTTACAACTCGAAGGAATAAATAGACAAGATAAATAAGTAACATCACAAACGAACCTAATGTTTTAGAATCATACCAGTAGAATTCGTCCCCTGACGTATATCCCCATACGAGCCCTAGAATAATAGCTATTAATAAGAGCGGCACTCCAAGTATAACAGCTACATAAGAAAACGTATCCAGTTTCCCTAAATCACCTAAGCGTAGCAATCTTTTATTCCACTTCTTTTCCTTGAGCAGTCGATATTGTAATAAGTACATGAATGAGAAAATACAAGAAAATGTAAAAAATCCATAGGAGATGATCGCTAACGTAATGTGCGTTGCCAACAACTCGCTAACCAACCGCATCGCCTTTTCCGTAGCGTCATACTGAGCCCGGGTAAAGATATGAAGCATCATCATAAAGAACCCTAATACATTCGTGAAGAAGATAAAGAAATCAACCCGAAAGAGGCGATTCAGTATAAGTGAAAAGGTCACTAAGATCCATGCGTAAAAGTATAAGCCATCATAGATGGTCACAATTGGAAAATGGGATTCTAATAACGTTTGTCCTAATAAAAAAAAGGTTTGTAAAACCCAAACCATAGAAAGTAACCAGAAGGCAGCGCGGTTTGCCTTCCGGTTATTTTGAATAAAATCTATAAAATACCCGATTAAACTCAGGCAATATATCACAATAATTAGTTCATATAACCATTTAAGATCGAACATAAGGAAATTCCTCTCCTAAGAATTAGCTACATTCGATGCTGGTTGAAAGGATAATTTCCCGTCAGTTTCAAGGATGGCTTGTCTGTTTTTCTCATTTTGCTTTTGAATTTCTTGCTGAACTTCCTCTTCAATACCAAAGATTTGCATGAACATATCAAGGTTCTGATCAGCATTAGGCTGAGCTGAATATTCTTTGGCCTGCAAAATAGGCTGTTTAAGCATTTGGTTAATAATACTTTTTGTATGCTTACTTAAAACCTTCTTTTCTCTCTCTGTTAAATCAGGCATTTTCCGTTCGATACTCTTCATCGTATCTGCCTGAATGGTAAGAGCCTTCTGACGAAGAGCTGAGATTACAGGGACAACCCCTAGCGTCTGTAGCCATTCTTTGAATTCTACGATTTCGCCCTCAATCATCACTTCAATCGCTTCAGCTGCCTCTTTACGAGCTTCCAAGTTCGCATCCACAATTCCTTGAAGGTCGTCGATATCATAAAGGAACACGCTATCCAATTCATCAATAG
The nucleotide sequence above comes from Pontibacillus chungwhensis. Encoded proteins:
- the hemL gene encoding glutamate-1-semialdehyde 2,1-aminomutase — translated: MREMNQSKEAYQKAVQYMPGGVNSPVRASKSVGMDPIFMEKGKGSKIYDIDGNEYIDYVLSYGPLILGHADENVVSRLKEITDLGTSFGAPTKLENDLAELVIDRVPSIEMVRMVNSGTEATMSALRLARGYTGKNKILKFEGNYHGHGDSLLIKAGSGVATLGLPDSPGVPEGIAKNTITVPYNDVESLRYAFNEFGDDIAGVIVEPVSGNMGVVPPNEGFLQELRTITEDHGSLLIFDEVMTGFRVDYNCAQGYYGVTPDLTCLGKVIGGGLPVGAYGGKKEIMEMIAPTGPIYQAGTLSGNPLAMAAGFETLNALTETSYQEINKKVDRLVEGFEEAAEAYNIPLTVNRAGSMVAFFFNEGEVTNYDTAKKSNTDRFAQYYRAMIEEGIYLPPSQFEGMFLSTKHTDEDIEKTIEATKKAFASL
- the hemB gene encoding porphobilinogen synthase, with protein sequence MKDLQFKRHRRLRTTESMRSLVRETHLNKEDLIFPIFVVEGENIKNEVSSMPGVYQVSLDYLTAEMQELEDLGIRSVILFGVPHEKDETGSQAYCETGIVQKAIRQVKEDVPSLTVVADTCLCQYTDHGHCGVVRDGEIVNDESLELIVETAVSQAKAGADIIAPSNMMDGFVAAIRRGLDEAGFVNTPIMSYAVKYASSFYGPFRDAAHSSPQFGDRRAYQMDPANRLEAIREAQSDVEEGADFLIVKPALAYLDIMREVKDRYPLPVVAYNVSGEYSMIKAAAQNGWVNEKEIVLEKLTSMKRAGADLIITYFAKDVARYLSES
- a CDS encoding uroporphyrinogen-III synthase, which produces MDPLKGRKILVTRASEQAASFTRCIEQKSGISIEIPLLYFTSVPSEENRRVLERLHTFNWLLFTSSNGVHFFMELCERYHIPKHAFKDKQIATVGMKTAKALADYDLSPHFMPDTYTGEALGAAFLQEKGSGPVLVVQGNLARQKVVEIIQPYYDVETAIMYETRVNVKMEEALNKAIQNNQLDALTFTSPSTVQAFTQLLKPSLFEHVRSTLCLCIGSTTEKEAEQAGFTRRCVPEHQTVEGMCEALERYFHEKGIDD
- the hemC gene encoding hydroxymethylbilane synthase, encoding MRKIVIGSRKSQLALTQTDWVIEKLKEIAPENEYEVKKIVTKGDQILDVTLSKVGGKGLFVKEIEQAMYDKEIDMAVHSMKDMPAETPEGLTIGCIPIREDHRDAYIANDNVAFRDLPEGSIVGTSSLRRAAQVLAARPDLQIKSIRGNIDTRLRKLKEEDFDAIVLATAGLKRMGWSDDVITEYLEPDVCVPAVGQGALAIECREDDQEIRDLMDQLNHAYTHRTVMAERTFLDLLNGGCQVPIGGYAYLEGDDIILTAMVGTPDGETILKEEVRGQDPYEVGREAADKIKARGGAEIIETVREELDQ
- a CDS encoding cytochrome c biogenesis protein; its protein translation is MFDLKWLYELIIVIYCLSLIGYFIDFIQNNRKANRAAFWLLSMVWVLQTFFLLGQTLLESHFPIVTIYDGLYFYAWILVTFSLILNRLFRVDFFIFFTNVLGFFMMMLHIFTRAQYDATEKAMRLVSELLATHITLAIISYGFFTFSCIFSFMYLLQYRLLKEKKWNKRLLRLGDLGKLDTFSYVAVILGVPLLLIAIILGLVWGYTSGDEFYWYDSKTLGSFVMLLIYLVYLFLRVVKGYQGRTMAFYNTGAFLFLLVNFFLFSSLSNFHF